A segment of the Aromatoleum aromaticum EbN1 genome:
TTCGTGGCTGCGCGCGCGCTGCGCGAAGATGTCGAGGATCAGTGCAGTGCGGTCGATGACACGGCACTCGAGCGAACGCTCGAGGTTGCGCTGCTGTGCCGGCGACAGCGCGTGATTGAAAATGACGAGGTCGGCGTCATGAACGCGCAACGCCTCGGCAATCTCGTCGACTTTCCCGCGCCCGGCGAACAGCGCCGGATCGGGCTTTGCACGCCGCCCGCCGATGACCGCTTCGACACTCGCGCCCGCGCTGACGGCGAGCAGCCTGAGTTCGGAAAGGCGTTCGTCGAGTGCCCCCTGATTCAGATCGAGTTGAACAAGAACGGCCCGCTCACCGGAAGCAGGACGCTCAAACATGGAGACTCGACAAAGCCGGGAATGACTGCTCGATGGATCGGGACTCAGCTATTGCCTTCACCCGAATCCTGCTGCTGGATATTGACCGGACGTGCAGGCACGACCGTGGAGATCGCATGCTTGTAGACCATCTGGGTAACGGTGTTCTTCAGCAGAACGACGTATTGGTCGAAGGATTCGATCTGGCCCTGCAGCTTGATGCCATTCACCAGGTAAATCGCGACCGGCACATGCTCCCTGCGCAAGGTATTCAGAAACGGGTCTTGTAGAAGTTGCCCTTTATTGCTCATTTTAAAACCTCGAAGCTCTATCTTCTTGTGAATGTAAAGGATTATATGCTGCGCCGCAATATTGGCGCCGGCACGTCCTCCCGGTGCGGAGCCTATTCTTTCCCTATAAACGGATTGTGCGCAGTACGGAATTGTATCCGCAACGGCGTTCCCTGCAGCTTGAACGCCTCCATGAAGGTCCGTTCGAGATAGCGCACGTACGAGGTCGGCACATGATCGAGTGCCGCGCCGTGAATGACGACCACCGGAGGGTTGTTGCCGCCCTGATGCGCATAACGCATCTTCGGCCGGAAAACCCCGTGGCGCGGCGGTGCCTGTTTCGCGAGCGCAGCCTGCATCGTGCGCGTGAGGCGCGGGGTCGACAGGTTGACCATCGCAGCGGCATACGCTGCGTCGACCGACTTCATGACTGCGGCAACGCCCGCGCCCTTCAGTGCCGAAATGTAGTGAAAGCGCGCGAACGAGAGGAAATTGAGCTTGCGCGTGAGGTCCTGCTTGATGAGCTCGCGGCGGTAGTCGTCGACGTCGTCCCATTTATTGACTGCGACGACCAGCGCGCGTCCCGCCTCGAGGATGAATCCCGCGATATGCGCATCCTGGTCGGAAATATCCTGCGATGCGTCGAGCACCAGGACGACCACATTCGCCTGCTCGATCGCCTGCAGCGTCTTGATCACCGAGAACTTCTCGACCGCCTCGAACACTTTGCCGCGCCGGCGCAGGCCGGCCGTATCGATCAGCGTGTAGTGGCGCCCGTCGCGTTCGAACGGGATCGCGATTGCATCGCGTGTCGTGCCCGGCATGTCGAACGCGATGACGCGCTCCTCGCCGAGCAGGCTGTTGACGAAAGTCGACTTGCCGACGTTCGGACGGCCGACGATCGCGATCCGTGGCGTGCGCCCCTCGTCCTCTTCGGGCTCCACATCCGGCGGAAAGGCGCCGAGCACGAGGTCGAGGAGCTGTTTCACCCCCTCGCCGTGGGAGGCGGAAACCGGCAGCGGATCGCCGAGCCCGAGCGCATGGAATTCGGCCGCGACCATCGTCCGCTCCATGCCTTCCGACTTGTTGACGACGAGATAGACCGGGCGCCCGGCGCGGCGCAGGCGTGCAGCGATCTGTTCGTCATGAGGCGTGAGGCCGCTGCGGCCGTCGACCATGAACAGCAGCGCGTCGGCCTCGGCGATCGCCTGCTCGGCCTGCCGTGCCATCTCGTGCATGATGCCGTCCTTGGCGACCGGATCGAAGCCGGCCGTGTCGACGACGAGATAATCGCGGTCGCCGACGCGGCCGATGCCGTAGTGGCGGTCGCGCGTCAACCCGGGCTGGTCGGCCACGAGTGCGTCACGGGTTTTCGTCAGCCGGTTGAACAGCGTGGACTTGCCGACGTTGGGCCGGCCAACCAGAACTATTGTGGGTTTCAAGCGCTCATTCCCGCCTAGCGGACTTCAAAGACGCGGATGTTGCCGTCACGCGTCTGGATGACAAAACCCTGGGCACCGAAGCGGCGCGGATCGGCAACGATCGCGCTGTCGTCGGCACGCGCCCGCGCCGCGAAAGCGCCGCTCTCGCGGTCGAGGAGATGCACGTACCCTTCCATGTCGCCCACGGCGACGAAGTTCCCCGCGACAAGCGGGCGCGATACGGTCCGTCGCGCCAGCGCATCCTGTTTCCACGCGCTCGCGCCGCTGCCGGCCTCCAGCGCATGGACGGCGTCCCTGTCGTCCGTGATGTAGACAAAGCGCGCGTCGCGGTCCATGCCCGCGCTGCTCGAGAACTCGCGCGACCAGATCGCGTTGCCGTTGGTCGCGTCGAAGCACGCCGCGCGTCCCTGATAGGCCACCGCGCACACTTCCCGCCGGCCGAGCACCGGCGTTCCGGCGACGTCGGCAACCCGCTCGAGTTCGGTCGCGCCGCGCGGCGTCGCCACCGTCAGCTCCCACAGCGGCCCGCCGTTGGCGAGATTGACCGCGACCAGCTTGCCTCCCGGATAACCGACGAGCGCCACACCGCCTTCGATCGTCATGCCGGCGAAACTGCGCAGCGCCAGCGGCGGCGTCGGCCGCTGGAACACCCAGCGCCGACTGCCATCGCGAGCGTCAAGCCCGATCAGGCGGCTGTCGGATGCGCGCACGACCACCACCGCGTCCCCGACCGCGGGCGGGGCGAGGACTTCAACTCCTGCCGGAACTCGCCAGCGCGGCTCACCGGTCGCTGCGTCGTATGCGACCACTTCGCCGCCGGTCGTCACGACCACTGCCAAGCGGCCGTCGCTGCCGACTCCGGCAGACAGGCGCTTGCCGACTTTCGCCGTCCACACGGCTTTTCCGTCCTGGTAGCGCGCGACCGTGCCGTCGTGCGCCGCCGCATAGACTTCCTCGCCGACGACGGCCGGCTGGAACACGTACGGCCCCGACGAGCCGACTTCCGCCTGCCAGACCGTGTGCAGCTCGGCCGAAGGCTTGAAGGCGACGAGCTCCGCCGGCTCGGGTGTCGACGACGCAAAAGGATTCAGCGACGAGCAGCCGGCGGAAAGCGCGAGCGAGCCCGCGAGCAGCAGGGTGACCAGAGGACGCGTCATCGCTCAGCCCTCCAGCGCCTGAAGCTTCACGCGCACCACTTCGCGCAACGTCTCGCCGCCTTCGGTGCCGCCCTGCGCAATCGCATCCAGCGCGCCCTGGTAGGCGCTGCGGGCTTCGGCCAGCTTGCCGTTCGCGGCCAGCACGTCACCGCGCAGATCGGCGAAACGCCCTTTCAGCGCTGCATCCGGCTCGGCTTGCAGCCGGGCGAGCGCATCGGCATGGGCGCCTTCGTCGAGCAACACGCTCGCGAGTCGCAGCCGCGCGATGTCACGCAGGACCGCGTCGTCGCCGTGCTCCACCAGCCACTCGAGCTGGGCACGCGCGTTCTTTCCCTCGCCGGCGCTGAACTGCACGCCGGCCGACAGCAGCGCGGCCATTTCGGCATAGACGGTGCCGGAGAATTTTTCGATGATCTGCCCGGCGGCCTCGCGGGCCTTCTGCGCGTCGCCTCGCTCGGCGGCCTGCTGCACAACAAAATACAGCGCGCCGGCCTCGCTCGCCTGCTTGTTCTGGTACCACCTGAAGCCTTGCCAGCCGACCGACGCGAGCGCCGCCGCCACTGCGAGCGTCGTCACGAGCTTGCCGTACTGGGCCCACCAGGCCTTCAGCTCGGAAATCTGCTCCTGTTCTTCCAGGTCATAAACTGCCATCTTCTTCCTCATTTTCCGTGAACAGGCATTCGGCCACTGCATTGGCGAGGCCATCGAGCGCGACGCGCTGCTGGCCGCCGGGGCCGCGCAACGGCTTCAGGCCGACTTCCCCCGTCGCCGCCTCGTCGTCACCGATCACGACTGCGACCGGCGCCCCGCTTGCGTCCGCTTTCTTCATCTGCGACTTGAAGCTGCCGCCGCCGCAATGCATCAACACCGCGAAACCATGGCTGCGCAGGGCCTCGGCGGCGCGAAACGCGAGGCGCTGAGCCTGCTCGCCGAGGTGGACGACGTACACGTCCGGCTGGGCCGGTTCGGCCTCGCCGCCGCTTTCGCGCCATAGCGCGAGCAGCCGCTCGATGCCCATCGCGAAACCGGCCGCCGGCGCCGGACGGCCGCCGAGCTGTTCGACGAGACCGTCGTAGCGGCCGCCCGCGCACACCGTGCCCTGCGCGCCGAGCCGCGTCGTGACCCACTCGAACACGGTACGGTTGTAATAGTCGAGGCCGCGCACGAGCCGGTGGTTGATGCGGTACGGCACGCCAGCGTCCTTGAGCAGCACCTGTACGCCATTGAAGTGCTTCAGCGAGTCCTCGCCGAGGAAATCGAGCAGCTTGGGCGCGTTATCGACGAGGTCCTGCAGTTCGGGGTTCTTGGTGTCGAGGATGCGCAGCGGATTCGTATGCAGGCGCCGCCTGCCATCGTCGTCGAGGCGCTCGCGATGCCTCTCGAGGTACGCGACGAGTTCCGCCCGGTGGCGCGCCCGTTCGTCGGAGGAGCCGAGCGAGTTCAGCTCCAGCCTGACGTCCTCCAGCCCGAAATCGTCCCACAGGCGCGCGCACATCAGGATGTGTTCGGCGTCGATATCGGGACCGTCGAAGCCCAGCGCCTCGACGCCGATCTGGTGAAACTGGCGGTAGCGCCCTTTCTGCGGCCGCTCGTGGCGGAACATCGGGCCGTGATAGTAGAGGCGCTGCGCGCCGGCGGACAGCATCTTGTGCTGGATCGCCGCGCGCACGCACGATGCCGTGCCCTCCGGGCGCAGCGTCAGTTGTTCACCGTTGAGCGCGTCCTCGAAAGAGTACATTTCCTTCTCGACGATGTCCGTGACTTCACCGATCGCGCGCTTGAACAGCGGCGTCGGCTCCACGATCGGCATGCGGATCGGCCGGTAGCCGTAGCTGCGCAACCAGTCGCGGACGATATCTTCGAAATGCTCCCAGGCTTCGGCCTCGTCGGGCAGGATGTCGTTCATCCCGCGTACCGCCTGCAAGGCCTGAATCATCGGTTTTTTTTCTGTCATAAGCTGACGGTTCAGCCCGCCTTTTTCACGTATCTGGTGGCCACGTAGTCGTCGACGATGGCCTTGAATTCGGTGCCGATATTGTCGCCGCGCAGCGTGACGGTTTTCTCGCCATCGACGAACACCGGTGCCGCGGGAGTCTCGCCGGTGCCGGGCAGCGAGATGCCGATGTTGGCGTGCTTGCTCTCGCCCGGCCCATTCACGACGCAGCCCATCACCGCGACGGTCATGTTCTCGACGCCGTCGTACTGCTCGCGCCACACCGGCATCTGGTCCCGCACGTAGGACTGGATGCCCGACGCCAGTTCCTGGAAGAAAGTGCTGGTCGTGCGCCCGCACCCCGGGCACGCGATCACCATCGGCGTGAACGCGCGCAGGCCCATCGTCTGCAGGATTTCCTGCGCGACGACGACTTCCTGCGCGCGGCTGCCGTTCGGTTCCGGCGTCAGCGAGATGCGGATCGTGTCGCCGATGCCTTCCTGCAGCAGTACCGCGAGCGCCGCGGTCGAGGCGACGATGCCTTTCGACCCCATTCCCGCTTCGGTCAGCCCGAGGTGCAGCGGATAGTCGCAGCGCGCCGCCAGATCGCGATACACCGCGATCAGGTCCTGCACGCTCGACACTTTCGCCGACAGGATGATGCGGTCGCCCCCGAGCCCATATTCTTCGGCTTTCGCCGCCGACTCCAGCGCCGAGACGACGAGGGCTTCGCGCATCACCGCGTTCGCGTCGCGCGGCTGTGCGAGCTTCGCGTTCTGGTCCATGACGCGCGCCAGCACCGACGGATCGAGGCTCCCCCAGTTCACGCCGATGCGCACCGGCTTGTCGTGGCGGCACGCGATGTCGACGATCGCGGCGAACTGCGGGTCGCGCTTCGCGCCCGCGCCGACGTTGCCCGGATTGATCCGCAGCTTCGCCAGCGCCTCGGCGCAGGCCGGATGCTCGGAGAGCAGCTTGTGCCCGTTGTAGTGGAAGTCGCCGACGAGCGGCACGTCGACGTTGAGCGCCAGCAGGCGATCACGGATATGCGGCACGGCTTTCGCGGCCGCCTCGTTATTGACCGTGATGCGCACGAGCTCGGAGCCGGCGCGGGCGAGCTCGGCGACCTGCATTGCGGTTCCGAGCACGTCGACGGTGTCGGTGTTCGTCATCGACTGCACGACCACCGGCGCGTTCGAACCGATGCTGATGCGCCCCACCCTGACCTGCCGGGTCTTGTGACGGACGAGTGATCCCGAAGAAGAATTCGTTGCCATTTCAGCTCACTTCACGGTCAGCTTTGCGACGCCGACGCGAATATGGGGAACAAGGTCCAGCGGCTGGCCGCGAAATTCCGTCGTGACCTTTTGCGCGTTGCCGACGACGAGCCCGAACGGCGGCTGGCCCTGGACCGTACGGGTGCTGCCCGCCGCATTGAGGCCGGAAAAAATGACCTTCCCCGTCGCGTCGCGCACCTCCACCCACGATTCACCGGCAAAACGAAACACGAGGTGTTCGACGCCCGGCAGTCCGGCGGGAACGGTGGTGGTCGCCCTGTCTTCCGCAATGGACGCGGGAGCGGCTTCCGCCAAAGGCGCCGCGGCGGGCGCCTGCGGCGGCACGTCGTTCGCCGCCACGCCATCCGGCGTCACCGCAGCAGGCGAGGACAGTTGCGGCGCCACGTCGGGCTCGGCCGCGGACGGAGGTTCGAGCGGCACCGGCAATGGCGTTGCCTCCCCTTCGGACGGCGCCAATTCGACAGTCGCGGTTTCGGTATCCGGCATCTGGAACCAGTCGAAAAACCATCCCGCGACGACAACGGTCAATAAGGCGCCGGCAACCAGCGCTGCCGGCAGACGAGCGGAACGCGCCGCCCTGCCGCTCGGCATCACACCTTCGGCATTCGACAGCGGAGCGAGTTCGACCGGCATCGCAGCGGCGTTTTTTGCGAGGCCGGCGAGCAGCGCGGCCGGATCGATCCCGAGATACCGCGCGTAATTGCGCAGAAAGCCGCGAACAAACGCCGGCCCTGGCAGCAGCTCGAAGCGCTCGGCTTCCATCGCCTCGATCTGCCGGGAAGTCAGTTTCAATGCGTACGCGACGTCGCCTACGGTCTCGTGGCGGGCTTCGCGTGCACGCCGCAGGATCTGTCCGACAGATGCGGCAGCAGCCGGCTCGACCGGGGTCGCGTCCTCTTCACGATGAACGTCGTTCACTCGTAATTTCCCTGTTTCATTGCCCGATGTTCCCCGCTATCGGCAAAACGGCCGCGCAGTTGCGCCGCGTAGCTCGACTCGGCCTCACGATTGCCGAGTTTGCGCTCGGTGCGCACACCGAGCCATACGGACTCCGCTGACGGCTCGCTTTGCTGGTGCAACTGCACGAGATGGTTCCGCGCAAGCTCGTAGTCGCCGCGGCGGTAGGCGATCGCGGCAAGGTGGTAGAGCGCCTGCGCGTTGGATGGGTCGAGCTCTGCCGCGCGCTGGAACTCGGCCTCGGCCGCAGCATCGTTGCCGCGCCGCAGATGGCACAGGCCCGCGTTCGCGTAGGGCCGTGAAGGCGTGCGGTAATAGGGGTTGCGCGCGGCGAGCGCGAGCCGTTCGAGCCCTTCCGCTTCCTGCCCCGACACGCACAGGAACCAGCCATAGCTGTTGTTGAATTCGGGGTCGTTCGGCGCCTTCTGCAGTGCGCGCTGGAAATTGTCGCGCGCCGCGTTCCGGTCGTCGATGAACATATAGACGAGACCCATCAGGTGATACGCCGGCGAGTACGCGGGATCGCTCGCGAGAGCCGCCCGCCCCTCGTCGAGCGCAACCGCGTAGCGCCCGACTTGTAGATAGGCCATGCCGAGATCCACGTGGACCTTGGCGCTCGCCGTCGCCGGATTCGTCGCCGGCACGTCGGAGACCGGTCGCTCCGCGATCGGGCGTCCTGCCCCCGATGGGGCCGCGCACGCAGTCAGCCCGAACACGACAGCGCAAAGGAGCAGCCGTCCCGCGAACCGGCGCATCCTCAGCGGCCCTCCATCGGCTTCACCAGCCTGACCGTGCGCCGCGACCGGTCCTGCACTTGTCCGGCGAGCTGCCCGCAGGCCGCGTTCACGTCGTCGCCGCGCGTCTTGCGGGTCGTCGTGACGATGCCAGCGTCGATGAGGATCGCCGCAAAGCGCCGGATGCGTTCGGCCGGGGAACGATCGAAGCCGGAGTTCGGAAAAGGATTGAACGGGATCAGATTGAACTTGCACGGCACGTCGCGCACCAGTTCGACGAGCGCGCGGGCGTGTGCGTCCGAGTCGTTGACGTCGTCGAGCATGACGTATTCGAAGGTCACGAAGTCGCGCGGCGCCCGTTCGAGGTAGCGCTGGCACGCTGCCATCAGCTCGCGCAACGGATATTTGCGATTGATCGGCACGAGGCGGTCGCGCAACGCATCGTCCGGCGCATGCAGCGACACTGCCAGCGCGACCGGGCATTCGTCGCGCAAGCGATCCATTGCCGGGACGATGCCGGATGTCGACACCGTTACGCGGCGGCGCGACAGTCCGTACGCGTGATCGTCGAGCATCAGCCGCAGCGCAGTGACGACGTTGTCGAAGTTCGCGAGCGGTTCGCCCATCCCCATCATCACGACGTTGCTGATGACACGGCCGTTGTGATCCTCCTCCGGGTCAGAGGATCGCCACGAGTCGGATTGGACGCCCTTGGCGTCCGCAGCACGATGGTCCAGCTTGGTCGCGCGGGACGCGTGGTCGGGCCCGCCGTCCCCGTCCTTCGAACCTGCCGGCGACGCGCTGCCGCCGAGGAGCCGGTTCGCGAGCCACAGCTGGCCGATGATCTCGGCCGCCGAAAGGTTGCGATTGAAGCCCTGCTTGCCGGTCGAGCAGAACGCGCAGTCGAGCGCGCACCCGGCTTGTGACGAAATGCACAGGGTGCCGCGATTCGTCTCGGGAATGAACACCGCTTCGACCGCGTTCGCGCTGCCGACGTCGAGCAGCCATTTGCGCGTCCCGTCGACCGATACCGCATCGCGAATCGCGCGGGGCGCGCGGATGCAGGCTTCTTCGGCGAGCTTCGCGCGCAGGCTTTTCGCCACGTCGGTCATGTTGCCGAAATCGGTTTCGCCGAAACGGTGCATCCAGCGCATCACCTGGCGCGCGCGAAAAGGCTTCTCGCCCCGTTCAGCGAACCAGGTGACGAGACCGTCGACGTCGAAATCGAGCAGGTTGACCGGTGTAAGCATCTGCGTTCCGTACAGCTCCCATAATGCAATCGGCCCGCTATCGATGAAGATGCGCGGGCCGATGCGCGGGCTCTCCCCGTGAGGGGTTCAGCGGGTGTAAACGTTCATGCCGGGAAAGAAGAACGCAATCTCGACTGCCGCCGTTTCCGGCGCATCGGAACCATGGACCGCGTTCGCGTCGATGGATTCCGCAAAATCCGCACGAATCGTGCCGGCATCGGCTTTTTTCGGATCGGTGGCGCCCATCAGGTCGCGGTTCGTCGCAATCGCGCTCTCGCCTTCGAGCACCTGGATCATCACCGGCCCGGAAATCATGAAGGACACGAGATCCTTGAAGAACGGGCGCTCCTTGTGCACGGCGTAGAACTGGCCGGCTTCGCGCTCGGACAGATGCACCATCTTCGACGCGATGATCTTCAGGCCTGCATCTTCGAAGCGCTGGTAGATCTTGCCGATCACGTTCTTCGCGACGGCGTCGGGCTTGATGATGGACAGGGTACGTTCGATTGCCATGAAAAACTCCGGATGGACGATAAGCGGGAAAAAGCGCAGCGAAGGATTCTAGCAGTTTTTCCCTGCCCGCTCCCAGCAACGAAAAGCGCCGGTCCAGCCGGCGCTTTTCCACTGGGCGGGGTGAGTCGTGCTTACAGCATCGCCTTCAGCAGCTTGGCCATCTCCGACGGGTTGCGCGTCACCGTGAAGCCGCACTCTTCCATGATCGCGAGCTTGGCGTCAGCAGTGTCCGCACCACCCGAGATCAGCGCACCGGCGTGGCCCATGCGCTTGCCGGCCGGCGCGGTGACGCCGGCGATGAAGCCGACGATCGGCTTCTTCATGTTGGCCTTGCACCACTGCGCCGCTTCGGCTTCGTCCGGACCGCCGATCTCGCCGATCATGATCACCGCATCGGTGTCCGGATCGTCGTTGAACATGCGCATCACGTCGATGTGCTTCAGGCCGTTGATCGGGTCGCCGCCGATACCGACTGCCGACGACTGACCCAGACCGATTTCGGTCAGCTGCGC
Coding sequences within it:
- the ispG gene encoding flavodoxin-dependent (E)-4-hydroxy-3-methylbut-2-enyl-diphosphate synthase, whose product is MATNSSSGSLVRHKTRQVRVGRISIGSNAPVVVQSMTNTDTVDVLGTAMQVAELARAGSELVRITVNNEAAAKAVPHIRDRLLALNVDVPLVGDFHYNGHKLLSEHPACAEALAKLRINPGNVGAGAKRDPQFAAIVDIACRHDKPVRIGVNWGSLDPSVLARVMDQNAKLAQPRDANAVMREALVVSALESAAKAEEYGLGGDRIILSAKVSSVQDLIAVYRDLAARCDYPLHLGLTEAGMGSKGIVASTAALAVLLQEGIGDTIRISLTPEPNGSRAQEVVVAQEILQTMGLRAFTPMVIACPGCGRTTSTFFQELASGIQSYVRDQMPVWREQYDGVENMTVAVMGCVVNGPGESKHANIGISLPGTGETPAAPVFVDGEKTVTLRGDNIGTEFKAIVDDYVATRYVKKAG
- the rlmN gene encoding 23S rRNA (adenine(2503)-C(2))-methyltransferase RlmN: MLTPVNLLDFDVDGLVTWFAERGEKPFRARQVMRWMHRFGETDFGNMTDVAKSLRAKLAEEACIRAPRAIRDAVSVDGTRKWLLDVGSANAVEAVFIPETNRGTLCISSQAGCALDCAFCSTGKQGFNRNLSAAEIIGQLWLANRLLGGSASPAGSKDGDGGPDHASRATKLDHRAADAKGVQSDSWRSSDPEEDHNGRVISNVVMMGMGEPLANFDNVVTALRLMLDDHAYGLSRRRVTVSTSGIVPAMDRLRDECPVALAVSLHAPDDALRDRLVPINRKYPLRELMAACQRYLERAPRDFVTFEYVMLDDVNDSDAHARALVELVRDVPCKFNLIPFNPFPNSGFDRSPAERIRRFAAILIDAGIVTTTRKTRGDDVNAACGQLAGQVQDRSRRTVRLVKPMEGR
- a CDS encoding tetratricopeptide repeat protein, with the protein product MAVYDLEEQEQISELKAWWAQYGKLVTTLAVAAALASVGWQGFRWYQNKQASEAGALYFVVQQAAERGDAQKAREAAGQIIEKFSGTVYAEMAALLSAGVQFSAGEGKNARAQLEWLVEHGDDAVLRDIARLRLASVLLDEGAHADALARLQAEPDAALKGRFADLRGDVLAANGKLAEARSAYQGALDAIAQGGTEGGETLREVVRVKLQALEG
- the hisS gene encoding histidine--tRNA ligase yields the protein MIQALQAVRGMNDILPDEAEAWEHFEDIVRDWLRSYGYRPIRMPIVEPTPLFKRAIGEVTDIVEKEMYSFEDALNGEQLTLRPEGTASCVRAAIQHKMLSAGAQRLYYHGPMFRHERPQKGRYRQFHQIGVEALGFDGPDIDAEHILMCARLWDDFGLEDVRLELNSLGSSDERARHRAELVAYLERHRERLDDDGRRRLHTNPLRILDTKNPELQDLVDNAPKLLDFLGEDSLKHFNGVQVLLKDAGVPYRINHRLVRGLDYYNRTVFEWVTTRLGAQGTVCAGGRYDGLVEQLGGRPAPAAGFAMGIERLLALWRESGGEAEPAQPDVYVVHLGEQAQRLAFRAAEALRSHGFAVLMHCGGGSFKSQMKKADASGAPVAVVIGDDEAATGEVGLKPLRGPGGQQRVALDGLANAVAECLFTENEEEDGSL
- the ndk gene encoding nucleoside-diphosphate kinase, whose amino-acid sequence is MAIERTLSIIKPDAVAKNVIGKIYQRFEDAGLKIIASKMVHLSEREAGQFYAVHKERPFFKDLVSFMISGPVMIQVLEGESAIATNRDLMGATDPKKADAGTIRADFAESIDANAVHGSDAPETAAVEIAFFFPGMNVYTR
- the pilW gene encoding type IV pilus biogenesis/stability protein PilW, whose product is MRRFAGRLLLCAVVFGLTACAAPSGAGRPIAERPVSDVPATNPATASAKVHVDLGMAYLQVGRYAVALDEGRAALASDPAYSPAYHLMGLVYMFIDDRNAARDNFQRALQKAPNDPEFNNSYGWFLCVSGQEAEGLERLALAARNPYYRTPSRPYANAGLCHLRRGNDAAAEAEFQRAAELDPSNAQALYHLAAIAYRRGDYELARNHLVQLHQQSEPSAESVWLGVRTERKLGNREAESSYAAQLRGRFADSGEHRAMKQGNYE
- the der gene encoding ribosome biogenesis GTPase Der, which codes for MKPTIVLVGRPNVGKSTLFNRLTKTRDALVADQPGLTRDRHYGIGRVGDRDYLVVDTAGFDPVAKDGIMHEMARQAEQAIAEADALLFMVDGRSGLTPHDEQIAARLRRAGRPVYLVVNKSEGMERTMVAAEFHALGLGDPLPVSASHGEGVKQLLDLVLGAFPPDVEPEEDEGRTPRIAIVGRPNVGKSTFVNSLLGEERVIAFDMPGTTRDAIAIPFERDGRHYTLIDTAGLRRRGKVFEAVEKFSVIKTLQAIEQANVVVLVLDASQDISDQDAHIAGFILEAGRALVVAVNKWDDVDDYRRELIKQDLTRKLNFLSFARFHYISALKGAGVAAVMKSVDAAYAAAMVNLSTPRLTRTMQAALAKQAPPRHGVFRPKMRYAHQGGNNPPVVVIHGAALDHVPTSYVRYLERTFMEAFKLQGTPLRIQFRTAHNPFIGKE
- the bamB gene encoding outer membrane protein assembly factor BamB → MTRPLVTLLLAGSLALSAGCSSLNPFASSTPEPAELVAFKPSAELHTVWQAEVGSSGPYVFQPAVVGEEVYAAAHDGTVARYQDGKAVWTAKVGKRLSAGVGSDGRLAVVVTTGGEVVAYDAATGEPRWRVPAGVEVLAPPAVGDAVVVVRASDSRLIGLDARDGSRRWVFQRPTPPLALRSFAGMTIEGGVALVGYPGGKLVAVNLANGGPLWELTVATPRGATELERVADVAGTPVLGRREVCAVAYQGRAACFDATNGNAIWSREFSSSAGMDRDARFVYITDDRDAVHALEAGSGASAWKQDALARRTVSRPLVAGNFVAVGDMEGYVHLLDRESGAFAARARADDSAIVADPRRFGAQGFVIQTRDGNIRVFEVR
- a CDS encoding RodZ domain-containing protein — its product is MNDVHREEDATPVEPAAAASVGQILRRAREARHETVGDVAYALKLTSRQIEAMEAERFELLPGPAFVRGFLRNYARYLGIDPAALLAGLAKNAAAMPVELAPLSNAEGVMPSGRAARSARLPAALVAGALLTVVVAGWFFDWFQMPDTETATVELAPSEGEATPLPVPLEPPSAAEPDVAPQLSSPAAVTPDGVAANDVPPQAPAAAPLAEAAPASIAEDRATTTVPAGLPGVEHLVFRFAGESWVEVRDATGKVIFSGLNAAGSTRTVQGQPPFGLVVGNAQKVTTEFRGQPLDLVPHIRVGVAKLTVK
- the hfq gene encoding RNA chaperone Hfq → MSNKGQLLQDPFLNTLRREHVPVAIYLVNGIKLQGQIESFDQYVVLLKNTVTQMVYKHAISTVVPARPVNIQQQDSGEGNS